From the Oligoflexus sp. genome, the window GGCGTGAAAAGAAAACCAAGCAGCACGAGGACAGATGTCAAAAGCGCGAGCATGGTTCCAATGATGCCAGCGACGCGAGCCGCTTCCTTGGGATCTTTTTCATGAAGGTTGGCGTAAACTGGAATGAAGGAGGCGGACATGGCCCCTTCACCGAAAAGATTCTGCAGAAGATTGGGGATGCGAAGTGCAGCGCGGAAGACATCGGCGGCATCGGTGGTTCCCAGATAATGCGCGACGACCCGCTCCCTTAGGAAACCGATCAATCGCGACAGCAAAATACCCGCACCGACAATCAGGGCCCCGCTGCGCGAAGCCTTCGCTTTCTTTGTCATCGTACCCCTTCCGTCAAGACCCAGGTTTGCAGTTTATCACTGCGCTGGATACGAGGCGAAGGAATTCAACCACTCCTGGACGCGGGCTTCCGGGTTCTCATGGGCCAGGACATCGGTAATAACAGAAAGGCCCGAGGCTCCGTAGCCGAGGAGCGTCGGCGCATGCTCCAGCTTCAGCCCACCAATCGCCACAAGGGGAATGTCGCCGCAAAGCTCCTTCCACTCCTGGACCCGCTCCATCCCCTGGGGACCAAAGGCCATGGATTTGCATGTCGTGTGAAAGATCGGACCCAGCGCGATATAAGAGGGCTGCAGGGCCACGGCGCGTGCCGCCTCTTCATAGGAATGCGTGCTGACGCCCAGGCGCAGGCCGCTTTTTTGCAGCGTACGAATCTCCCGCGGCGTAAGACGATCCAGATCCTCCTGACCCAGATGCACACCAAAAGCATGACATTCGATGGCAAGCTGCCAGTAGTCATTGATGAAGAGCTGCACGCCACGGTCGCGGCAATACGCGACCGCTTCACGAACAGAGGTCAGCACCTGATCCGCCGGGACATCCTTCATGCGCAGCTGAATGCTCGGAACACCGGCATCGACAAGGCGCTTGAGCCAGATAAGATCAGGCACGATCGGATAAAAACCGATCTTCGATACGGGGGCGAAAGCCTGCGGCAGACCGTCTGCGGAATGATAACTGAGTCCTGATGAACGGAAAGGTTTCTGCTCATACTGAAGGTACGGCGCGTCCTGAGCCGAACTCCGGGCCAGCATGGTCTGCAGAAAACCATGAGCTGTGATCACAGCTTCACGCAGGGAAAGACCCTTGCTCAGCTGCGCGCTGATTGCTGCGGCCAGGGTGCAGCCGGTCCCGCGATAATCGCGACTCACGCGCTTTCCCACCAACCAGAAGGGACGCTCGCCATCATCGAAGTAATCGGCTGGTTCCCGCGCTTTGCTGTGCCCGCCTTTAATCAAAACGGCCTTCAATCCCCAGGATCGTAAGTCCTGAGCGGCCCGCACAACGGTTTCCGGATCATCCACGCGGTATCCGAGGAGCTGCTCGGTTTCTGGAATATTCGGCGTCAGGAGAGTCAGACGCAAAAAAAGCAGTTCGCGCCAGGCGGCGACCAGGGTGTCGCGGGAAAAATTATGCCCGGAACTGGATGCCAGGACGGGATCCGCGATCACCGGCACGTCCGGTATTTCCGCCAAGGCTTCCCGCAGAAAGACCAGAAGTTCGCGATGATTCAAAAGACCAAGTTTAATGGCAGCCGGTTTTTCCTGCTCCCGCAGTGTTTGCCATTGCGCTTTAAGCCAGGGCTTGGGCACGGGTTCGCTCAGGCTGACGCGACGATCGGATTGCGCCGTGAAGCTGCCGATCAAAGTCCGCGTCATCACTCCCAGAGTTCGCGCGGTCAGAAGATCCGCCTGCACGCCCGCGACGGCATTCGGATCATGCCCGCCCAGAGTCCATATCGTTTTCATATCAGTGAGCCCCTTCCTGATGCCAGAAAGGAAGTCCAACCGTCGGCGACGAGGCATGGGCCCGCGACGAGGGCTGCATCATGCCCGATTCATAACCCAGGCGTCCGGCCTCGACCGCAGCACCGAAGGCTTGAGCCATCTTAATGGGATCATGCGCAAGGGCCACAGCGGTATTCACCAGGACGGCATCATAACCCATTTCCAGAGCCTGCGCGGCATGAGAAGGACGACCGATTCCTGCGTCCACTACCAAAGTCGCTTCCGGTAAGCGCTCTCTGAGAGTGCGAAGGGCCTCGATATTTCTAAGGCCTTGTCCCGTTCCAATCGGTGAACCCCAGGGCATGATAATGCGGCAACCGACCGACAGCAGTTTCTCTGCGACCACAAGGTCATCGGTCGTATAGGGGAAGACTTCAAAGCCTTCGTTGCACAGGATGCGCGCCGCTTCCACAGTTCCGAAAGGATCGGGCTGCAGCGTATCATCATTGCCGATGACTTCGAGCTTGATCCAGTTCGTCTGAAAAAGTTCCCGCGACATATGCGCGGTAAGGATGGCTTCGCGCACCGAAAGGCAGCCGGCCGTATTCGGCAGGATATGACTGCCGGTTTGACGAAGATAATCCCAGAAGCGATTGCCGGTGTTTTCCTGGGCTGATTCGCGGCGCAGGGAGACCGTCACGACATTGGTGCCGGACGCTTTGATGGACTGCTGCAGAATATCAGGACTCGGATAACGGGCGGTGCCTAAAAAAAGGCGACTTTGAATGCTTCGATCAGCCAGGGTCCACATGATGCATCATCCTCCCGCCATCGGTGCCAGGATTTCGACTTCATCCTGGTCCTTGACGAGTTTGTCCTGAAATTGTTGTTTGGGTATGCACTGCTGATTCAGGGCGACCGCTACGAAACGATTGCGGTAGCCGAGTTCCTCGAGCAGCGTTTCAATGCTTGTCGGTCCATTGAGCTGGCGAAATTGTCCATTGATGCGAACTTGCATAGGAGGTCCCTCAATGAAATTGCAGAAGCTGGGGATGCGGCAGCGGTTTATCTTCCAAATAAAGTCGCAGGCAGCGCGCCAGGCTCGGAGCCACCAAAAATCCATGACGGAAGAGTCCGTTGATGGAAATGCGGCCCGGCTGACAGAACATGCGCGGCTCGTTGTGCGGCAGTGCCGGACGCAGCCCGCTATAGGTATTGAGTATCGTCGCTTCACCAAAACCCTTGTGAATGGAATAGGCGGCCGATAAGAGTTCAAGCGCCGAACGCACCGTGATGGGCGCGTCGCTCGTCGATTCAATCATGGTCGCGCCTATGTAATAACGATGATCCGCGCGCGGCACGATGTAAATACCGTAACGCGGATGCATCAGCTTCACCGGGCGCTCGAAACGAACCGCGGGCGCTTCCACCAAAAAGGCTTCGCCGCGCACGCCGCGCAGGTCAGGCAAGGCCTTCTGCGCGCCGATGCCCCGGCAGTCGATCACAAGGTCATAGATGGTGCTGCCCTTGCTGGTTTCGATGATGTGTGGCATCAGCTGCTCGACATGCTCACCGAAGAGGATGCGGCAGTCGCCACGCTGCAGATAACGCAAAAGCGCCGGCATCAGTTCCGTGTTATCGAGATGGGCTTCGAGCGGCAGATAGAGGCCTTTTTCAAAAGTCTCACCCAGCTCGGGCTCGATATCGCCGACCCGAACCCACTGATAGTATTCCTTCGGAACTTTTTGAATGATGCGCTGCGTGACCTGATCAAACAGCGGCCGATCGCGCATATGCGAGAGGATGAGGCTGCCATTTCTTTGGAAATGAACCTTCTCCCCGATATCGGCCATGATCTGAGGCCAGAATTCCAAGGCTTCCATACCCATCGCATGGGTCATGGGATCCGAGCTTTCCAATTCCGTAAAAGGGACCAGCATGCCGGCAGCGGCAAAACTGGTGGAACGGTGGTAATCCGCTTCCGTCCTTTTTTCAAATATATGGACTTTCCACCCGAGGTCCAGCAGCTCGCGAGCTGCCAGAAGTCCCATAATTCCTGCGCCGGCTATGGCTGCCTGTTTAGTCATGCCTCACCTGTGCCTCCAGCTGATTTTTTTTCAATATCCTGGCTGATACGCATCGAGCAGAAGGAGGGTCCGCACATCGAACAGAAGTGGGCGGATTTGTAACGCTCCTTCGGCAATGTTTCATCATGATACTTGCGAGCGGTTTCCGGATCCAGCGAGAGATTAAATTGATCTTCCCAACGGAATGCGAAACGGGCGCGCGACAAAGCGTCATCACGAAGACGTGCGGCCGGATGTCCTTTGGCCAGGTCTGCGGCATGCGCCGCAATTTTATAAGCAATCAAACCCTGTTTGACGTCTTCACGATTGGGAAGGCCCAAATGTTCCTTGGGTGTTACGTAACAGAGCATCGCGGTTCCAAACCAGCCGATCATGGCCGCGCCGATTCCGCTGGTGATGTGGTCATAACCCGGAGCGATATCGGTGGTCAGGGGCCCGAGGGTATAGAACGGAGCCTCGTGGCAGATTTCCAGCTGCTTATCCATGTTCTCTTTGATCATGTGCATCGGCACATGGCCGGGGCCTTCGATCATGACCTGCACGTCGTGTTCCCAGGCGCGCAGGGTGAGTTCGCCGAGAGTCTTCAG encodes:
- the thiE gene encoding thiamine phosphate synthase, which translates into the protein MKTIWTLGGHDPNAVAGVQADLLTARTLGVMTRTLIGSFTAQSDRRVSLSEPVPKPWLKAQWQTLREQEKPAAIKLGLLNHRELLVFLREALAEIPDVPVIADPVLASSSGHNFSRDTLVAAWRELLFLRLTLLTPNIPETEQLLGYRVDDPETVVRAAQDLRSWGLKAVLIKGGHSKAREPADYFDDGERPFWLVGKRVSRDYRGTGCTLAAAISAQLSKGLSLREAVITAHGFLQTMLARSSAQDAPYLQYEQKPFRSSGLSYHSADGLPQAFAPVSKIGFYPIVPDLIWLKRLVDAGVPSIQLRMKDVPADQVLTSVREAVAYCRDRGVQLFINDYWQLAIECHAFGVHLGQEDLDRLTPREIRTLQKSGLRLGVSTHSYEEAARAVALQPSYIALGPIFHTTCKSMAFGPQGMERVQEWKELCGDIPLVAIGGLKLEHAPTLLGYGASGLSVITDVLAHENPEARVQEWLNSFASYPAQ
- a CDS encoding thiazole synthase, which codes for MWTLADRSIQSRLFLGTARYPSPDILQQSIKASGTNVVTVSLRRESAQENTGNRFWDYLRQTGSHILPNTAGCLSVREAILTAHMSRELFQTNWIKLEVIGNDDTLQPDPFGTVEAARILCNEGFEVFPYTTDDLVVAEKLLSVGCRIIMPWGSPIGTGQGLRNIEALRTLRERLPEATLVVDAGIGRPSHAAQALEMGYDAVLVNTAVALAHDPIKMAQAFGAAVEAGRLGYESGMMQPSSRAHASSPTVGLPFWHQEGAH
- the thiS gene encoding sulfur carrier protein ThiS; its protein translation is MQVRINGQFRQLNGPTSIETLLEELGYRNRFVAVALNQQCIPKQQFQDKLVKDQDEVEILAPMAGG
- a CDS encoding FAD-dependent oxidoreductase; the encoded protein is MTKQAAIAGAGIMGLLAARELLDLGWKVHIFEKRTEADYHRSTSFAAAGMLVPFTELESSDPMTHAMGMEALEFWPQIMADIGEKVHFQRNGSLILSHMRDRPLFDQVTQRIIQKVPKEYYQWVRVGDIEPELGETFEKGLYLPLEAHLDNTELMPALLRYLQRGDCRILFGEHVEQLMPHIIETSKGSTIYDLVIDCRGIGAQKALPDLRGVRGEAFLVEAPAVRFERPVKLMHPRYGIYIVPRADHRYYIGATMIESTSDAPITVRSALELLSAAYSIHKGFGEATILNTYSGLRPALPHNEPRMFCQPGRISINGLFRHGFLVAPSLARCLRLYLEDKPLPHPQLLQFH